Proteins from a single region of Gambusia affinis linkage group LG12, SWU_Gaff_1.0, whole genome shotgun sequence:
- the LOC122841308 gene encoding ras-related protein Rap-2b-like, whose product MREYKVVVLGSGGVGKSALTVQFVTGSFIEKYDPTIEDFYRKEIEVDSSPSVLEILDTAGTEQFASMRDLYIKNGQGFILVYSLVNQQSFQDIKPMRDQIIRVKRYERVPMILVGNKVDLEGEREVSSGEGKALAQDWSCPFMETSAKNKISVDELFAEIVRQMNYSSVPSGGDQCCSCVLL is encoded by the coding sequence ATGAGGGAGTACAAAGTGGTCGTTTTGGGCTCGGGCGGAGTCGGTAAATCGGCGCTGACGGTCCAATTCGTGACGGGCTCCTTCATCGAGAAGTACGACCCCACGATAGAGGATTTCTACAGGAAGGAGATCGAGGTGGATTCGTCCCCGTCGGTGCTGGAGATCCTGGACACGGCCGGGACCGAGCAGTTCGCCTCCATGCGGGATCTGTACATCAAGAACGGCCAGGGCTTCATCCTGGTCTACAGCCTGGTGAACCAGCAGAGCTTCCAGGACATCAAGCCCATGAGGGACCAGATCATCCGGGTGAAGAGGTACGAGAGGGTGCCCATGATCCTGGTGGGGAACAAGGTGGACCTGGAGGGGGAGCGGGAGGTGTCTTCCGGGGAAGGCAAGGCGCTGGCCCAGGACTGGAGCTGCCCCTTCATGGAGACCtcagccaaaaataaaatctcggTGGACGAGCTGTTCGCAGAAATAGTGAGACAGATGAACTATTCCAGCGTTCCCAGCGGAGGCGACCAGTGCTGCTCGTGTGTCCTGCTCTGA